In the genome of Halictus rubicundus isolate RS-2024b chromosome 9, iyHalRubi1_principal, whole genome shotgun sequence, one region contains:
- the LOC143357098 gene encoding uncharacterized protein LOC143357098 has product METSRGHFVGAFVLFILMLSTTQAFPRNKEDSSKRNNVSDDADFKELECLFVDTKLPICDPKWWSNSSGEFIINRTINDAEPTIDKTRMLRKRSVVETAADTRVVVYAFKNCLFTEPARLRFLMPFCEDVMQPHHYDKIVRVELFEPFVIEGLKKPPYLFPSRPKRPSSNKRHRGAAEKDQGHELAKTTSTGTILNEIAGSMSVSSSSGLVPRSLAETMGKEEEVIAKSLGEEPRNFGAKFSDEHDRRHTIVIDRRKPCEEEDPSGAEAEDPLAILAIPKAPTTPGPSNVPKLTVGKLIAGNSANKPGNRRDSDDLLLGPGPQREENSNGGDPNDPLTSPEIIAKNLRRTRETKTTEASSH; this is encoded by the exons ATGGAAACGAGCAGGGGCCATTTTGTCGGGGCATTTGTGCTGTTTATCCTGATGCTTTCGACCACTCAAGCGTTCCCGCGCAACAAGGAGGACTCCTCGAAGAGAAACAATGTGTCCGACGACGCGGACTTCAAGGAGCTCGAGTGCCTCTTCGTGGACACTAAACTGCCGATTTGCGATCCAAAATG GTGGTCGAACTCGAGCGGAGAGTTCATAATCAATCGGACAATTAACGATGCCGAGCCAACTATCGACAAAACTAGGATGCTGCGCAAAAGAAGCGTCGTCGAAACTGCAGCGGACACGCGTGTCGTGGTCTACGCATTCAAAAATTGTCTGTTCACGGAGCCCGCCAG ACTGCGCTTCCTGATGCCGttctgcgaggacgttatgCAACCTCACCATTACGACAAGATCGTTCGCGTAGAACTGTTCGAACCATTCGTCATAGAGGGTCTGAAGAAGCCGCCATATTTGTTTCCGAGTCGGCCGAAACGCCCCAGCTCCAAC AAAAGGCATCGCGGCGCCGCTGAAAAGGATCAAGGCCACGAGCTCGCGAAAACGACGTCGACGGGAACGATTCTAAACGAGATCGCCGGCAGCATGAGCGTCTCGTCCTCGAGCGGGCTCGTTCCCCGCAGCCTCGCGGAAACAATGGGCAAAGAGGAGGAAGTAATCGCGAAATCGCTCGGCGAAGAGCCACGGAATTTCGGCGCGAAATTTTCCGACGAGCATGATCGCCGGCACACGATCGTCATCGACAGGAGAAAGCCGTGCGAGGAGGAGGATCCGAGCGGAGCCGAGGCAGAGGATCCACTCGCGATCCTGGCAATTCCGAAGGCTCCAACAACTCCGGGTCCTTCGAACGTGCCGAAGTTGACCGTAGGAAAGTTGATCGCTGGAAACTCGGCTAACAAGCCGGGGAATCGCCGCGACTCCGACGACCTTCTTCTTGGACCCGGCCCGCAAAGAGAGGAGAATAGCAATGGGGGTGACCCGAACGATCCGCTGACCTCGCCGGAAATCATCGCGAAGAACTTGAGGAGGACGAGAGAGACCAAGACTACCGAAGCGTCCAGCCATTAG